Proteins from a genomic interval of Rosa chinensis cultivar Old Blush chromosome 2, RchiOBHm-V2, whole genome shotgun sequence:
- the LOC112188573 gene encoding disease resistance protein RUN1-like isoform X2, translating to MASSYGLRASTSASSSARWKYDVFLSFRGEDTRKKFTDHLYDKLQWRGITTFRDDPNLQRGTTISPELLAAIEQSRFAVVVLSPNYASSKWCLLELAKIVQCMGDRGTILPIFYEVYPSDVRHQKRSFGEAFAENQKKFGEDSNNVQEWRDALTKVANLAGWTSKDYRYETELIKEIVEALWQKVHPTFALSESIEHLVGIDSRLMEIDFLLDTRANDVCFIGIWGMGGIGKTTLARLVYHRIFHHFEVGIFLTDVRQVSAKHLQDQLLCQILKEINVEVRDVYDGMTKIQRCLFNKKVLLVIDDVDQLKQLEMLAREKDWFGSGSIIIVTTRDQHLLDLHGIERQYKSKGLNEHEALQLFSWKAFKKDKPEEGYRELSESILDYAKGLPLALKILGSYLYKRDRGGWESAVAKLKKAPIDQKLFEALRISYDGLDEMSQHVFLDVACFLKGDDKERVIKILDNVFGFDPHIMIDVLIDKSLLTILDDRVNMHDLIQEMGRQIVRLESEKKPGQRSRLWLRDDIFRVLTQNAGTETIRSIALCLPNVEELDWKPNAFHMMSELKFLKIQNLVPCQGPKCLPDDIRVLEWNLYPSKSLPADFQPVELFELTLHHSKIDQIWHGRKCLEKLTIIDLSYSENLKMSPDFSGIPNLERLILEGCTNLVDIHPSITSLRRLKILNFKKCRSIKSLPSELEIDSLERVDLSGCSKVNLFPLFVSRMEKLSELSFGGIGMQSSDVSCGSVGPHHPLSPVLASLKHFCSLKRLNLNDCQLGEGAIPDDIGCLSSVEELDLSVNNFVSLPASISRLLKLKCLNLADCKRLKQLPCLPSFSGTCDVTADNCISLEKFPDPPELCRLWKLSFNFINCCSIGSRIETMEPMWETMELMPQVSCYWPTMRDAVGSTISFSSGGRVEDDSEDNGVDGGVEEYGSTCYIIYSMLQRFLQEPPPFFEIGATRLFFM from the exons ATGGCGTCGAGCTACGGACTGAGAGCCTCCACGTCTGCTTCATCATCTGCTCGGTGGAAATACGACGTGTTCTTGAGTTTCAGGGGTGAAGATACCCGCAAGAAGTTCACGGACCATTTATACGACAAATTGCAGTGGCGGGGAATCACAACTTTCAGAGACGACCCAAATCTTCAGAGAGGTACAACTATCTCTCCAGAGCTCCTGGCTGCAATTGAACAATCAAGGTTCGCAGTGGTTGTTCTCTCGCCAAATTATGCTTCTTCCAAATGGTGCTTGCTTGAACTCGCAAAGATTGTCCAATGCATGGGAGACAGGGGAACTATTCTGCCAATCTTTTATGAAGTGTATCCCTCTGATGTAAGACATCAGAAACGGAGCTTTGGAGAGGCCTTTGCTGAAAACCAAAAAAAGTTTGGGGAGGACTCAAACAACGTGCAAGAGTGGAGAGATGCTTTGACAAAAGTGGCTAATCTCGCTGGCTGGACGTCAAAGGATTATAG gTATGAAACTGAGCTTATCAAAGAGATTGTGGAAGCACTGTGGCAGAAAGTTCATCCTACATTTGCATTATCAGAGTCCATAGAGCATTTAGTCGGAATTGATTCCAGATTGATGGAAATAGATTTTCTTTTAGATACAAGAGCAAATGATGTTTGCTTTATAGGAATATGGGGTATGGGTGGTATCGGGAAGACAACCCTTGCCAGACTTGTTTACCACAGAATTTTCCATCATTTTGAAGTTGGCATATTTCTTACTGATGTCAGACAAGTTTCTGCAAAACATCTACAAGATCAACTTCTTTGCCAGATCTTGAAGGAAATAAATGTTGAAGTACGAGATGTATATGATGGAATGACCAAGATACAGAGATGTTTATTCAATAAAAAGGTTCTTCTAGTTATTGATGATGTGGATCAGTTAAAACAACTGGAAATGTTGGCTCGAGAAAAAGACTGGTTTGGTTCAGGAAGCATAATTATCGTTACAACGAGAGATCAACATTTACTAGACTTACATGGTATAGAGAGACAATATAAGAGCAAGGGATTAAATGAGCATGAAGCTCTTCAGCTCTTTAGTTGGAAAGCATTTAAGAAAGATAAACCTGAAGAAGGTTACAGGGAACTGTCTGAGAGTATCTTGGATTATGCCAAGGGCCTTCCCTTAGCTCTTAAGATTTTGGGATCTTATCTGTATAAGAGAGATCGGGGTGGTTGGGAAAGTGCAGTGGCTAAGCTAAAGAAAGCTCCTATTGATCAAAAACTCTTTGAAGCACTCAGAATAAGCTACGACGGGTTAGATGAGATGAGCCAACACGTTTTTCTCGATGTTGCATGTTTCCTCAAGGGGGATGACAAAGAACGAGTAATCAAAATACTAGATAATGTTTTCGGCTTTGACCCTCATATCATGATAgatgttctcattgataaatcTCTGTTAACTATTTTGGACGACCGTGTGAATATGCATGATTTGATACAAGAAATGGGAAGACAAATTGTCCGTTTGGAGTCTGAAAAAAAGCCTGGGCAACGCAGTCGTTTGTGGCTTCGTGATGACATCTTTCGTGTCTTGACACAAAATGCG GGAACAGAAACAATCAGAAGCATAGCCTTATGCTTGCCTAATGTTGAAGAGTTAGATTGGAAACCCAATGCCTTCCATATGATGTCTGAACTGAAGTTTCTCAAGATTCAAAATTTGGTTCCATGTCAAGGCCCAAAATGTCTTCCTGATGACATAAGGGTCCTCGAATGGAATTTGTATCCGTCAAAGTCTCTTCCAGCAGATTTTCAGCCGGTGGAACTTTTTGAGCTTACTCTGCATCATAGCAAAATTGATCAGATTTGGCATGGAAGAAAG TGCTTGGAGAAGTTGACAATTATTGATCTTAGCTACTCTGAGAATTTGAAAATGTCCCCAGATTTCTCTGGTATTCCGAATCTTGAGAGGCTGATTCTTGAAGGTTGTACAaatttagttgacattcatccATCGATTACATCTCTCAGAAGActtaaaattttgaattttaagaAGTGCCGAAGTATTAAGAGTCTTCCAAGTGAATTAGAAATTGATTCTCTTGAAAGAGTTGATCTTTCTGGCTGCTCAAAAGTGAATCTATTTCCACTATTCGTGTCACGGATGGAAAAGTTATCGGAACTTTCTTTTGGTGGAATTGGCATGCAAAGTTCCGATGTATCATGTGGCTCAGTGGGTCCTCATCACCCATTGAGTCCGGTGTTAGCTTCTTTGAAACATTTCTGTTCTTTGAAGAGATTAAATCTCAATGACTGCCAACTCGGTGAAGGAGCAATTCCTGATGATATTGGTTGTTTGTCCTCCGTAGAAGAATTGGATCTTAGTGTTAACAATTTTGTCAGCCTTCCTGCAAGCATTAGTCGGCTATTGAAGCTCAAGTGTTTAAACTTGGCAGATTGCAAAAGGCTTAAACAATTGCCATGCCTTCCATCATTTAGTGGCACATGTGATGTGACCGCGGACAACTGTATATCCTTAGAGAAGTTTCCAGATCCACCAGAGTTGTGCAGATTATGGAAACTATCGTTCAACTTCATCAATTGCTGCAGCATAGGATCCAGAATTGAAACCATGGAGCCGATGTGGGAAACCATGGAGCTGATGCCGCAGGTGTCGTGTTATTGGCCGACGATGCGGGACGCGGTGGGGTCTACCATCTCTTTCTCTAGTGGAGGTAGGGTTGAAGATGACAGTGAAGATAATGGTGTAGATGGAGGCGTTGAAGAATATGGAAGCACTTGTTATATAATATATTCAATGCTACAGCGGTTCcttcag GAACCCCCTCctttttttgagat AGGCGCCACCAGATTGTTCTTCATGTAG
- the LOC112188573 gene encoding disease resistance protein RUN1-like isoform X1 — MASSYGLRASTSASSSARWKYDVFLSFRGEDTRKKFTDHLYDKLQWRGITTFRDDPNLQRGTTISPELLAAIEQSRFAVVVLSPNYASSKWCLLELAKIVQCMGDRGTILPIFYEVYPSDVRHQKRSFGEAFAENQKKFGEDSNNVQEWRDALTKVANLAGWTSKDYRYETELIKEIVEALWQKVHPTFALSESIEHLVGIDSRLMEIDFLLDTRANDVCFIGIWGMGGIGKTTLARLVYHRIFHHFEVGIFLTDVRQVSAKHLQDQLLCQILKEINVEVRDVYDGMTKIQRCLFNKKVLLVIDDVDQLKQLEMLAREKDWFGSGSIIIVTTRDQHLLDLHGIERQYKSKGLNEHEALQLFSWKAFKKDKPEEGYRELSESILDYAKGLPLALKILGSYLYKRDRGGWESAVAKLKKAPIDQKLFEALRISYDGLDEMSQHVFLDVACFLKGDDKERVIKILDNVFGFDPHIMIDVLIDKSLLTILDDRVNMHDLIQEMGRQIVRLESEKKPGQRSRLWLRDDIFRVLTQNAGTETIRSIALCLPNVEELDWKPNAFHMMSELKFLKIQNLVPCQGPKCLPDDIRVLEWNLYPSKSLPADFQPVELFELTLHHSKIDQIWHGRKCLEKLTIIDLSYSENLKMSPDFSGIPNLERLILEGCTNLVDIHPSITSLRRLKILNFKKCRSIKSLPSELEIDSLERVDLSGCSKVNLFPLFVSRMEKLSELSFGGIGMQSSDVSCGSVGPHHPLSPVLASLKHFCSLKRLNLNDCQLGEGAIPDDIGCLSSVEELDLSVNNFVSLPASISRLLKLKCLNLADCKRLKQLPCLPSFSGTCDVTADNCISLEKFPDPPELCRLWKLSFNFINCCSIGSRIETMEPMWETMELMPQVSCYWPTMRDAVGSTISFSSGGRVEDDSEDNGVDGGVEEYGSTCYIIYSMLQRFLQEPPPFFEIFSTVIPGNSIPGWFKNRRQGDSARQAPPDCSSCRSLKVKKCGVRTLYKQEVKELDLRIYQYNTNIRMVQEPPPFYEIFSTVIPGNDIPVWFETRRKRADSVSQLERPCISCCNTWMGFALCVLFGAEEIPSELLHTHRANSTIWCSWKANHFSLARYSCAVNSSDHLCVFFIPADKFLHLPKWVHFEFKSSDAYLKVKGYGVRSLYEHDLPRNLANASLKGQLLRSINNCRSS; from the exons ATGGCGTCGAGCTACGGACTGAGAGCCTCCACGTCTGCTTCATCATCTGCTCGGTGGAAATACGACGTGTTCTTGAGTTTCAGGGGTGAAGATACCCGCAAGAAGTTCACGGACCATTTATACGACAAATTGCAGTGGCGGGGAATCACAACTTTCAGAGACGACCCAAATCTTCAGAGAGGTACAACTATCTCTCCAGAGCTCCTGGCTGCAATTGAACAATCAAGGTTCGCAGTGGTTGTTCTCTCGCCAAATTATGCTTCTTCCAAATGGTGCTTGCTTGAACTCGCAAAGATTGTCCAATGCATGGGAGACAGGGGAACTATTCTGCCAATCTTTTATGAAGTGTATCCCTCTGATGTAAGACATCAGAAACGGAGCTTTGGAGAGGCCTTTGCTGAAAACCAAAAAAAGTTTGGGGAGGACTCAAACAACGTGCAAGAGTGGAGAGATGCTTTGACAAAAGTGGCTAATCTCGCTGGCTGGACGTCAAAGGATTATAG gTATGAAACTGAGCTTATCAAAGAGATTGTGGAAGCACTGTGGCAGAAAGTTCATCCTACATTTGCATTATCAGAGTCCATAGAGCATTTAGTCGGAATTGATTCCAGATTGATGGAAATAGATTTTCTTTTAGATACAAGAGCAAATGATGTTTGCTTTATAGGAATATGGGGTATGGGTGGTATCGGGAAGACAACCCTTGCCAGACTTGTTTACCACAGAATTTTCCATCATTTTGAAGTTGGCATATTTCTTACTGATGTCAGACAAGTTTCTGCAAAACATCTACAAGATCAACTTCTTTGCCAGATCTTGAAGGAAATAAATGTTGAAGTACGAGATGTATATGATGGAATGACCAAGATACAGAGATGTTTATTCAATAAAAAGGTTCTTCTAGTTATTGATGATGTGGATCAGTTAAAACAACTGGAAATGTTGGCTCGAGAAAAAGACTGGTTTGGTTCAGGAAGCATAATTATCGTTACAACGAGAGATCAACATTTACTAGACTTACATGGTATAGAGAGACAATATAAGAGCAAGGGATTAAATGAGCATGAAGCTCTTCAGCTCTTTAGTTGGAAAGCATTTAAGAAAGATAAACCTGAAGAAGGTTACAGGGAACTGTCTGAGAGTATCTTGGATTATGCCAAGGGCCTTCCCTTAGCTCTTAAGATTTTGGGATCTTATCTGTATAAGAGAGATCGGGGTGGTTGGGAAAGTGCAGTGGCTAAGCTAAAGAAAGCTCCTATTGATCAAAAACTCTTTGAAGCACTCAGAATAAGCTACGACGGGTTAGATGAGATGAGCCAACACGTTTTTCTCGATGTTGCATGTTTCCTCAAGGGGGATGACAAAGAACGAGTAATCAAAATACTAGATAATGTTTTCGGCTTTGACCCTCATATCATGATAgatgttctcattgataaatcTCTGTTAACTATTTTGGACGACCGTGTGAATATGCATGATTTGATACAAGAAATGGGAAGACAAATTGTCCGTTTGGAGTCTGAAAAAAAGCCTGGGCAACGCAGTCGTTTGTGGCTTCGTGATGACATCTTTCGTGTCTTGACACAAAATGCG GGAACAGAAACAATCAGAAGCATAGCCTTATGCTTGCCTAATGTTGAAGAGTTAGATTGGAAACCCAATGCCTTCCATATGATGTCTGAACTGAAGTTTCTCAAGATTCAAAATTTGGTTCCATGTCAAGGCCCAAAATGTCTTCCTGATGACATAAGGGTCCTCGAATGGAATTTGTATCCGTCAAAGTCTCTTCCAGCAGATTTTCAGCCGGTGGAACTTTTTGAGCTTACTCTGCATCATAGCAAAATTGATCAGATTTGGCATGGAAGAAAG TGCTTGGAGAAGTTGACAATTATTGATCTTAGCTACTCTGAGAATTTGAAAATGTCCCCAGATTTCTCTGGTATTCCGAATCTTGAGAGGCTGATTCTTGAAGGTTGTACAaatttagttgacattcatccATCGATTACATCTCTCAGAAGActtaaaattttgaattttaagaAGTGCCGAAGTATTAAGAGTCTTCCAAGTGAATTAGAAATTGATTCTCTTGAAAGAGTTGATCTTTCTGGCTGCTCAAAAGTGAATCTATTTCCACTATTCGTGTCACGGATGGAAAAGTTATCGGAACTTTCTTTTGGTGGAATTGGCATGCAAAGTTCCGATGTATCATGTGGCTCAGTGGGTCCTCATCACCCATTGAGTCCGGTGTTAGCTTCTTTGAAACATTTCTGTTCTTTGAAGAGATTAAATCTCAATGACTGCCAACTCGGTGAAGGAGCAATTCCTGATGATATTGGTTGTTTGTCCTCCGTAGAAGAATTGGATCTTAGTGTTAACAATTTTGTCAGCCTTCCTGCAAGCATTAGTCGGCTATTGAAGCTCAAGTGTTTAAACTTGGCAGATTGCAAAAGGCTTAAACAATTGCCATGCCTTCCATCATTTAGTGGCACATGTGATGTGACCGCGGACAACTGTATATCCTTAGAGAAGTTTCCAGATCCACCAGAGTTGTGCAGATTATGGAAACTATCGTTCAACTTCATCAATTGCTGCAGCATAGGATCCAGAATTGAAACCATGGAGCCGATGTGGGAAACCATGGAGCTGATGCCGCAGGTGTCGTGTTATTGGCCGACGATGCGGGACGCGGTGGGGTCTACCATCTCTTTCTCTAGTGGAGGTAGGGTTGAAGATGACAGTGAAGATAATGGTGTAGATGGAGGCGTTGAAGAATATGGAAGCACTTGTTATATAATATATTCAATGCTACAGCGGTTCcttcag GAACCCCCTCctttttttgagattttcagtacTGTAATTCCTGGAAATAGTATTCCTGGGTGGTTCAAAAATCGCAGGCAGGGAGACTCAGCGAGACAGGCGCCACCAGATTGTTCTTCATGTAGAA GTTTGAAGGTGAAGAAGTGTGGTGTCCGTACTCTGTACAAGCAAGAAGTGAAAGAACTTGACTTAAGAATATACCAATACAATACAAACATTCGTATGGTGCAGGAACCCCCTCctttttatgagattttcaGTACTGTAATTCCTGGAAATGACATTCCTGTGTGGTTCGAAACTAGAAGGAAGCGAGCAGACTCAGTGAGCCAATTAGAGCGACCTTGTATCTCATGTTGTAATACGTGGATGGGGTTTGCTTTATGTGTTCTTTTTGGAGCTGAAGAAATCCCAAGTGAACTCCTACATACACATCGAGCAAACAGTACTATATGGTGTAGTTGGAAGGCCAATCATTTCTCTCTCGCCAGATACAGTTGTGCTGTTAATTCATCAGATCACCTTTGTGTATTCTTTATTCCTGCGGATAAATTTCTGCATTTACCAAAATGGGTCCACTTTGAGTTCAAAAGCAGCGATGCATACTTGAAGGTGAAAGGGTACGGGGTCCGTTCTTTGTACGAGCATGACTTGCCCAGGAATTTGGCCAACGCGAGTTTGAAAGGACAACTGCTCCGGTCAATAAACAATTGCAGATCTTCATGA
- the LOC112188573 gene encoding disease resistance protein RUN1-like isoform X3, which translates to MASSYGLRASTSASSSARWKYDVFLSFRGEDTRKKFTDHLYDKLQWRGITTFRDDPNLQRGTTISPELLAAIEQSRFAVVVLSPNYASSKWCLLELAKIVQCMGDRGTILPIFYEVYPSDVRHQKRSFGEAFAENQKKFGEDSNNVQEWRDALTKVANLAGWTSKDYRYETELIKEIVEALWQKVHPTFALSESIEHLVGIDSRLMEIDFLLDTRANDVCFIGIWGMGGIGKTTLARLVYHRIFHHFEVGIFLTDVRQVSAKHLQDQLLCQILKEINVEVRDVYDGMTKIQRCLFNKKVLLVIDDVDQLKQLEMLAREKDWFGSGSIIIVTTRDQHLLDLHGIERQYKSKGLNEHEALQLFSWKAFKKDKPEEGYRELSESILDYAKGLPLALKILGSYLYKRDRGGWESAVAKLKKAPIDQKLFEALRISYDGLDEMSQHVFLDVACFLKGDDKERVIKILDNVFGFDPHIMIDVLIDKSLLTILDDRVNMHDLIQEMGRQIVRLESEKKPGQRSRLWLRDDIFRVLTQNAGTETIRSIALCLPNVEELDWKPNAFHMMSELKFLKIQNLVPCQGPKCLPDDIRVLEWNLYPSKSLPADFQPVELFELTLHHSKIDQIWHGRKCLEKLTIIDLSYSENLKMSPDFSGIPNLERLILEGCTNLVDIHPSITSLRRLKILNFKKCRSIKSLPSELEIDSLERVDLSGCSKVNLFPLFVSRMEKLSELSFGGIGMQSSDVSCGSVGPHHPLSPVLASLKHFCSLKRLNLNDCQLGEGAIPDDIGCLSSVEELDLSVNNFVSLPASISRLLKLKCLNLADCKRLKQLPCLPSFSGTCDVTADNCISLEKFPDPPELCRLWKLSFNFINCCSIGSRIETMEPMWETMELMPQVSCYWPTMRDAVGSTISFSSGGTPSFF; encoded by the exons ATGGCGTCGAGCTACGGACTGAGAGCCTCCACGTCTGCTTCATCATCTGCTCGGTGGAAATACGACGTGTTCTTGAGTTTCAGGGGTGAAGATACCCGCAAGAAGTTCACGGACCATTTATACGACAAATTGCAGTGGCGGGGAATCACAACTTTCAGAGACGACCCAAATCTTCAGAGAGGTACAACTATCTCTCCAGAGCTCCTGGCTGCAATTGAACAATCAAGGTTCGCAGTGGTTGTTCTCTCGCCAAATTATGCTTCTTCCAAATGGTGCTTGCTTGAACTCGCAAAGATTGTCCAATGCATGGGAGACAGGGGAACTATTCTGCCAATCTTTTATGAAGTGTATCCCTCTGATGTAAGACATCAGAAACGGAGCTTTGGAGAGGCCTTTGCTGAAAACCAAAAAAAGTTTGGGGAGGACTCAAACAACGTGCAAGAGTGGAGAGATGCTTTGACAAAAGTGGCTAATCTCGCTGGCTGGACGTCAAAGGATTATAG gTATGAAACTGAGCTTATCAAAGAGATTGTGGAAGCACTGTGGCAGAAAGTTCATCCTACATTTGCATTATCAGAGTCCATAGAGCATTTAGTCGGAATTGATTCCAGATTGATGGAAATAGATTTTCTTTTAGATACAAGAGCAAATGATGTTTGCTTTATAGGAATATGGGGTATGGGTGGTATCGGGAAGACAACCCTTGCCAGACTTGTTTACCACAGAATTTTCCATCATTTTGAAGTTGGCATATTTCTTACTGATGTCAGACAAGTTTCTGCAAAACATCTACAAGATCAACTTCTTTGCCAGATCTTGAAGGAAATAAATGTTGAAGTACGAGATGTATATGATGGAATGACCAAGATACAGAGATGTTTATTCAATAAAAAGGTTCTTCTAGTTATTGATGATGTGGATCAGTTAAAACAACTGGAAATGTTGGCTCGAGAAAAAGACTGGTTTGGTTCAGGAAGCATAATTATCGTTACAACGAGAGATCAACATTTACTAGACTTACATGGTATAGAGAGACAATATAAGAGCAAGGGATTAAATGAGCATGAAGCTCTTCAGCTCTTTAGTTGGAAAGCATTTAAGAAAGATAAACCTGAAGAAGGTTACAGGGAACTGTCTGAGAGTATCTTGGATTATGCCAAGGGCCTTCCCTTAGCTCTTAAGATTTTGGGATCTTATCTGTATAAGAGAGATCGGGGTGGTTGGGAAAGTGCAGTGGCTAAGCTAAAGAAAGCTCCTATTGATCAAAAACTCTTTGAAGCACTCAGAATAAGCTACGACGGGTTAGATGAGATGAGCCAACACGTTTTTCTCGATGTTGCATGTTTCCTCAAGGGGGATGACAAAGAACGAGTAATCAAAATACTAGATAATGTTTTCGGCTTTGACCCTCATATCATGATAgatgttctcattgataaatcTCTGTTAACTATTTTGGACGACCGTGTGAATATGCATGATTTGATACAAGAAATGGGAAGACAAATTGTCCGTTTGGAGTCTGAAAAAAAGCCTGGGCAACGCAGTCGTTTGTGGCTTCGTGATGACATCTTTCGTGTCTTGACACAAAATGCG GGAACAGAAACAATCAGAAGCATAGCCTTATGCTTGCCTAATGTTGAAGAGTTAGATTGGAAACCCAATGCCTTCCATATGATGTCTGAACTGAAGTTTCTCAAGATTCAAAATTTGGTTCCATGTCAAGGCCCAAAATGTCTTCCTGATGACATAAGGGTCCTCGAATGGAATTTGTATCCGTCAAAGTCTCTTCCAGCAGATTTTCAGCCGGTGGAACTTTTTGAGCTTACTCTGCATCATAGCAAAATTGATCAGATTTGGCATGGAAGAAAG TGCTTGGAGAAGTTGACAATTATTGATCTTAGCTACTCTGAGAATTTGAAAATGTCCCCAGATTTCTCTGGTATTCCGAATCTTGAGAGGCTGATTCTTGAAGGTTGTACAaatttagttgacattcatccATCGATTACATCTCTCAGAAGActtaaaattttgaattttaagaAGTGCCGAAGTATTAAGAGTCTTCCAAGTGAATTAGAAATTGATTCTCTTGAAAGAGTTGATCTTTCTGGCTGCTCAAAAGTGAATCTATTTCCACTATTCGTGTCACGGATGGAAAAGTTATCGGAACTTTCTTTTGGTGGAATTGGCATGCAAAGTTCCGATGTATCATGTGGCTCAGTGGGTCCTCATCACCCATTGAGTCCGGTGTTAGCTTCTTTGAAACATTTCTGTTCTTTGAAGAGATTAAATCTCAATGACTGCCAACTCGGTGAAGGAGCAATTCCTGATGATATTGGTTGTTTGTCCTCCGTAGAAGAATTGGATCTTAGTGTTAACAATTTTGTCAGCCTTCCTGCAAGCATTAGTCGGCTATTGAAGCTCAAGTGTTTAAACTTGGCAGATTGCAAAAGGCTTAAACAATTGCCATGCCTTCCATCATTTAGTGGCACATGTGATGTGACCGCGGACAACTGTATATCCTTAGAGAAGTTTCCAGATCCACCAGAGTTGTGCAGATTATGGAAACTATCGTTCAACTTCATCAATTGCTGCAGCATAGGATCCAGAATTGAAACCATGGAGCCGATGTGGGAAACCATGGAGCTGATGCCGCAGGTGTCGTGTTATTGGCCGACGATGCGGGACGCGGTGGGGTCTACCATCTCTTTCTCTAGTGGAG GAACCCCCTCctttttttga